In Arenicella xantha, the genomic window TTTACCCCCAAACTCATCAACTTGCTTGGCGCAGACAACCCCACACTTGGTTGGCAACTAACTGTGGCTGTATACGGATTTATTGCTGCCATTATCTTCTTCATCACATTTAAAACTACACGTGAAAGGGTTGCACCGCCCCCACAACAAAAAAGTAACCCACTGACCGACATCAAAGACCTAATCCATAATCGGCCGTGGGTAATTCTATTTTTCCTAGCGCTGATACTAATGATCACCATCACCTTGCGTGCCGGATCTTCGTTTTACTATTTCAAATATTATGTCGGGCGAGAAGAGCTGGTCGGACCCTACCTTTTTTGGCAGTCAGTCGCGCTCGGTGTTGGTTGCTTTATGACGCCATTCTTATTACGTGTGTTCGACAAACGCACATTGCTAATCATCCTTATGTCAGTAGTAAGCGTGCTTTCAATCGCCTATTATTTTGTGCCTAAAGACATGATCTGGGCGATGTTTACTCTTAACATCCTAATTAGCTTAGCACTTGGGCCAAAGTCACCATTGACGTGGTCAATGTACGCCGATGCGGCCGATTATAATGAATGGTCCACGGGTCGCCGAGCAACGGCAATGACGTTTTCCGCCGCTACCTTCTCGCAAAAACTAGGCAGCGCAGCAGGCTCATTTGCAATGCTAAGTATCCTCGGCTACTACGGCTATAAAGCCAACGAGGCGCAGAATGGCGCCTCGTTAGACGGTATAAATTTCTTACAGACCGCCCTACCCGGCATTTTTGCGGCCATAGCCATTGTGTTTGTGTTGTTTTACAAACTAAATGACCAACAACTAAGCCGGATTCAAAGTGACTTAGCTGAACGAGCAGACGCACAAGGTTAGAGCATGTCGATTATTAACGTTTCAGATGACCGTCGCAGCATAACCTTACTCTCGCCGACCGATATGCCGGCCGCGTCCGCATTTTTGTGGAATTCGAGCATGATGATGCAAGTTAACTGTCGCGGATACGCAACCGCGCAGTTCATGCAACCCGAACCCGCCAAATACGCCTATGCGCCAAACCTTGAAGCCAAGACCTTCATGCAGCCTGAGCAGCCGTATTATGCACATCATCCTGGCCGCTTTTTCTATTTAAAGGACCTCGACACAAATGAGCTTTTCTCTGCGCCGTATGAACCGGTGCGCAATGCACCTGACAGCTTTGAGTTCATCGCGCGGCAAGACACCATTGCGTGGAAGATCCAAAAGAGCCGTTTATCGATTGAAATAACGCTAAGTCTCAGCCCCACGCGGCCATTAGAACT contains:
- a CDS encoding MFS transporter, with translation MTDQESSTLPTASRATSDRLAKLSWTERLGYGAGDAGFNFYWALIGGYLAAFYTDTLGLTAATAGAVILATKIIDAFTDPIMGAVADRTNTRFGKFRPYLIYASAPMAVVSVLAFTTPDLSYDQKVVWAFVTYSLMMVFYTILSTPYSSLSGVITGNVKERNLLISVRFIFAFGASALIGFFTPKLINLLGADNPTLGWQLTVAVYGFIAAIIFFITFKTTRERVAPPPQQKSNPLTDIKDLIHNRPWVILFFLALILMITITLRAGSSFYYFKYYVGREELVGPYLFWQSVALGVGCFMTPFLLRVFDKRTLLIILMSVVSVLSIAYYFVPKDMIWAMFTLNILISLALGPKSPLTWSMYADAADYNEWSTGRRATAMTFSAATFSQKLGSAAGSFAMLSILGYYGYKANEAQNGASLDGINFLQTALPGIFAAIAIVFVLFYKLNDQQLSRIQSDLAERADAQG